The nucleotide sequence AAAAATTCTTTTCTCGTTGTCATTTTCTTTTCTTTAGATTACTGTGACCATGAGGTTGGTTTTCTATCCCACCTATGGCCTTTCAATTCTTGATATAAGTTGTTTGGCAGGCCCTTGCCATCACTTAAGACCGTGTTCATTAAAACGTTCCTTTCCTTGCGCATTCCAGGAATTATGGTACTTACCGTTTTGTTCATTGTTATAAAGCGCAAAGCCATTTCAGCCATGGTCATCCCATCCGGAACCAATGGCCTCAACAGGTCTGCCCTTTCCGCACTTGCAATTAAATTCTCGGGAACAAAATACGTCCCCCTCCAGTCCCCTTCCGGAAACTTGGTCTCTTTAGTTATATTGCCGGTCAAGGTACCTTCATCAAAAGGAACTCTGGCTATGACTGCTATATCCATTTCTTTACATAATGGAAAAAGAACATCCTCCGGAGCTTGGTCAAAAATATTGTAAATTACCTGTACGGCATCGAACACTCCTGTCTTAAGGGCCTTGATACCGTTTTCGGGTTCCCAACGGTTTACACTGATACCCATGGCAGCTACCTTCCCTGATTTTTTTAAATCTTCAACAGCTCTTTGCCACTCCTCCCGATCGGACCAACTGTCGTCCCAGGTATGGAACTGCATTAAATCCAATTGCTCCGTTTGTAAATTCTTTAGGGTCTTTTCCGTATATTCCACAATATGGGACGTAGGATAGGATTCCTCTAAACTATATTCCGGTTTTGCCGGCCACTTGAAATTTTTCGCCGGGATCTTACTGGCGGTATAAAGCTTTTTATTGGGAAACCTTCGCAACAGATCACCCAGTAATTTTTCACTGTGCCCATGACCATAGGCCCAAGCGGTATCGAAAAAATTAACTCCGTTTTCCACGGCCAGATCCAATGACTTGGCAGACAATAGGTCATCGGACTCGGTCCATCCGCCCATACCCCACATTCCGTATCCTATTTCACTAACATCCCACTGTGTTCTACCAAATTTTCTTATAACCATAACTCTAACCTAATACTTTTCACTCTTAAAAATCCCGGACCCTATTTATTGATCAATACTGATGGAAGGCATCGGAAATAAACTCCAATACCACTGGCAGGGATTCCCGCCAGTAGGTCCAACTATGGCTTCCTTCCCTTACCCTATATTCATGGGGCACCTCTTTCTTTTTCATTGCTATATGCACTAAACTATTGCCTTCATAAAGAAAGTCATCGTCCCCACAGTCTATGTACCATCTAACCGATTTCATATCTTCTAGGGATGAAGCCTGGATAAGGGACAGGGCATTGTGCTTTTCATAATAGGTACTTACAAGGCCAGCTTCATAGCTTTCGTTATTGTTCTTAAGTCTTTGTTTAAAATCGTCCAAACTTAGTGCTCCTATATAAGCACTCAACGGACAGGCCGATGAAAACAGCTCAGGGTGGCGCAAGGCGTACATGAACGTTCCTCCACCACCCATGGAAAGGCCAGCTATTGCCCTAAATCGCTTCTCTCCCTTAATCCGATATTTCTTCTCTACATGGGGCATTAATTCCTCAAAAAAGAAATCCTCATACCTCCAGTCCCCTTTTATGGAATTAAAATAACCCCTAGTTCCCGTATTCGCATCTGGCATAACAATAATCATTGGAGTAGCCTTACCTTCTTTAATAGCATTATCCGTAATACGCAATACCTCACCAAATTGCACCCAACCCGTTTGATCGTCACCAGCGCCATGAAGCAAATACAACACCGGGTAACTCCTATTGGAAGTTTCATAATCCGGCGGAAGGTAAACTGCAAATTTCCTTTCACTCTTTAGGATTTCACTCTTCATGGTAAGTGCGTCAAATACCTTTCCGGTCTGCGCATTAGCAGTTGCCAGGCAAACTAGCGCGCATAGCAATATTAGATTGTTTCGCATATTTATCAGGTTTCTTACAAGCAAGGTATAAATTTTTGATTCGGAATGGGCTGACTTTATTTACTGTAGCCCAGGAATTTCGACTATTTCATTAACGTCCTCATCATAATCCACCCCTTCTACCATAAAGCCGAACAGATTGAAGAAATCTTTCTCATAGCCCTTAAGATCACCAATCTTTGGCAAGGTTTCCGTTGTGGCTTCCTTCCAAAGTTCCGCTACCCTGGCCTGCACATCGGCGCGCATTTCCCAATCATCTATCCTTATTCTTCCTTTATCGTCTGTTGGTATTTTGTCCGCATATAATCGATCCTGGAACAGGCGTTGAATTTGCTCTATACACCCTTCATGTATTCCTTCTTCCTTCATTACCTTGTACAATAGGGATATATATAGTGGAATTACGGGTATGGCAGAGCTTGCCTGGGTTACCAATGCCTTATTTACCGAAACATAAGCTTTTCCGTTTAACGGTTTTAAACTGTCCGATATGGTAAAAGCAGTAGCTTCCAAATCATCCTTGGCACGACCAATGGTTCCTTTTCTATAGACCGCTTCTGTAAGTGAAGGGCCAATATAAGAATAGGCTATAGTAGTAAATCCTTCTGAAAGCAATCCTTCACTTTTCAAATCATCGATCCACATTTTCCAGTCCTCACCTCCCATAACGGCCACCGTATTCTCTATATCATCACCTTGGGCAGGTTCTATGGATACTTCGGATATTACCCCGGTATGAAAGTCCACTGTTTTATTTTGAAATTTGGCCCCTATTGGCTTTAAGACCGATTTATATTTTACCCCAGTGTCCGGATGAGTCCTTACCGGTGAAGCCAAACTGTAAATAACCATATCTATTTGACCCAAATCCGCTTTGATCAAATCTAGGGTTTGCTTTTTTATTTCATTGGAAAAGGCGTCCCCGTTAATACTTTTAGCGTACAACCCCGCCTTATGTGCTTCTTTTTCGAAAGCTGCACTGTTGTACCAGCCCGGTGAGGCCGGACGGCCCTCGGAAGGCGGTTTTTCAAAAAACACCCCTATAGTAGAAGCTCCGGAACCGAAGGCACTGGTAATTCTGGAAGCCAAGCCAAATCCAGTGGAAGCTCCTATTACGAGTACTTTTTTGGCCCCATCAATGGCTCCCTTAGATTTTATATATTCAATTTGATCAATAACATTTTGTTCACATCCTTTTGGATGGGAGGTAAGGCAAATAAATCCGCGTGTTCTAGGCTCTATTATCATTTCTTAATTTATTTTCTGCACTTTCCCAATAGGGGCTGTCTAATAGTGCATATTATTTATAATTTTCCCAATTATCGAAGATATAGAAAAGATTCAAAAGATAAAGTTGAAGTAGGCAAAATTGCATCCTATAATCCGGATTTAAATAAAACTATCCGAATATTAAGGCAAATGTTCCATTAAAAACCGCTTGACATTCTCACCCATAATGGCTCTGATCTCCATTTCCGAAAAACCTTGGTCCATTAATTCTTGAACAATAAAAGGAAGGCCTGTTACATCTATAGGTGTTGTGGCCGCCCCGTCAAAATCGGAACCTAGGGCCACATGCTCAATGCCGACCATATCACGGACATACTTCATAGCCTCCACTATATGCTTGATCTCCCCTTTTATGGCACCCCTAAAAAACCCAATACCTATTAGTCCGCCCGATGCCGCAATTCTATTTATATGGTGGTCAGATATGTTCCGGGGACTATCCTTGGTCCCTTTAACCCCAGTGTGCGACACCAGGACAGGGCGGGTAGTTTGGTCAAGAATTTCATCTATCATTTTTGGGGAGACATGCGCCAAATCGATTATGATACCCAAACGGTTCATTTCATGGATTACCTCCCTGCCGAAATCGGTAAGCCCTTCCCCAGTAATACCATGAGCAGATCCTCCCAGTTCATTATCGAAAAAATGCGTGGGAGCCATCATCCTTACCCCTTCATAATAAAGATTCTGTACATTATCCAAATTCCCCTCCAGGCAATGGGCACCTTCAATACCCAAGAATCCCCCAATTACCTCAGGGTCTGTTTTCTTTAATGCAATCAGTTTTTTTAAATCTTGTCGGGATTTCACCAATAAGAATTTACCGGCAAACTTCTTTTGGTAGTCCTGCAATGCCCTTGCCTGATACTCGGCCCGCTTGTACAAACTAAACCACTTATCCGGCAGTCGGCCCTGTACAAAATTCAACATCGTAATTTCATCGAAAGCGTCGGCACTATTCTGCTTAAAATTCTGTCCTTTTGGAGATTTGGTAACAATGGTAAAAGCCTGCAAACTCATATTGGCCTGTTGCATTCGCGGAAAATCCAAATGGGCATAATCCAATTGTTTGGTCAGGTCACGATCCCATAGCAAGGCATCGCAATGCAAATCCGCAATAAACTCAAGTGAATTGTACAATTCTTTTGCTTCGGTCCCGAGCTGCCTTGGATCGCTATATTCAACAAGGTTCATACGCTTGTCCAAAATTGGGGATACAATAAACGTTGCCAGAAAATACAGAAGGAGTACAATGGCCAAAGTGTACCTAAGAATTTTTTTCATGCAGTCCCACCAATTTTGTGAGCTAAAAATTAATCAAAATAAATTAAAATCAGCTATAAAGTGTCCCGATTTATAAATTACAAACACCAAAATGTGCAGGTATTTTCTTCGTGCTTGCTGTGTACATAAATAGTTATAAAACAAAAACGCGAATTGAACGTTATAATATTAAATTGAATTTGGACACACCTACTAAAATCTGAACTCATGAAAAAAATAATCTACTTTGCCACATTCCTATTTTGCTTCCTAACCATCAGCAGTTGTACCAACGACGAAGATGAGGAAAAAATTGATGTCCTTACGCCCACGGACAGTGCTCAAACCGAGCAAATGATATTGGAGCCGACTGTTTAGAAAATTAAAAAAGACCTATTTAAAGTTAGAGATGCTTTAAATAGGTCTTTTTTGTTCAACAACTTATACTTATACGGTACTTCATAGACCAACCTATAGGTTTCCGGCTTATGATTTAAAGGTAATTGTAAAAGTAGTACCCTTATCAACTTCACTATCCACAGAAATTTTACCCCCTAGGCTGGCAATGTGATTATACACTAAATATAGGCCAACGCCTTTACTGTCCCCATTGTGGTGAAATTTTTGATTTAATCCAAAGATTTTATCCCCAACTTGGTCCATATCAAAACCAAGTCCGTTATCCGTATAGACCAACTGTTTCCTATCCTCCAATATCCGTGATGTTATGGTAATAACGGGGGGCACATCTGGCTTTGCATATTTTATGGAATTGGTCATCAGGTTCAAAAAAACACTTTCCAAATAATTCACGTTATGTCTTACTCCCTTTAAGGCTGAAAAATCGACCTTAAACGTTACATTGGCATTGACCAACAGGGAACTGATGGATGACTTGACCTGTTTGAGTATTGATTCAAAATCTACTTCTTCCAACTCAATGTTAGAGTTGTCTTTCTTACTTAAAAGGTCTACATACTTGTTTAGGGAATTATTGAGGCCCTCAGTGGCCAACTTCATATAATCCAAGGTTTCCAACATTTCATCATCATCAATTTTACTCACATCCAAAAACCCAAATATGGACAGTAAATTGTTTACAGGAGACCTTAAATCATGCGATGCGGTATAATTGAGCCGTTTTAACTCTTGGTTTTTATCTACCAAGTTTATTAGGTGCTCTATGCGCTCCTTTTCCAATTTCTTTTTGTGGGTAATATTTTTGGCGATAGCATATACCAATTTCTCATCATCCAAGGGTATGGAAGTCCAATGCAACCAAATAATCTCACCTGATTTACAGACGTATCTGTTCTCATAATTCACTAAGGGCACATTATTTTTCAAATTCTCCCTGTACCTAGCGGTAAGATCCCTATCTTCTTCATGGATAAATTCTCTAATGGGCCTAGAGAACAATTCCTCTTCCGAATAACCCAAAAGTTTTACCACAGCGGGATTTACTTTTTTAAAATAGCCATCATAACCGGCTATACATAATAAATCCATGGAAAGATTAAAAAAGGGTTCCAGGCTAAGGCTTTTAGTTTCTTGCATGCTGCTGATAAGATAAGGGTAATATACGGTTTTTAGCCAATAAACAAAACTTCTGCCTCTCCATCCCAAGACCAGGCCCCCACATGTTCATAAAACATACACTAAAGGCTTTGATTTCAAAACACCTAGCGAGGATCGAGGTAAAAACAAAAAAACCGCAGATGAAATAAATTGCGGTTTTCTAGCTTTATTTTTGGCTTCTATGCCTTTCCCGCGCCAACAAGGTATTTTTCAACAACATGGCAATGGTCATTGGCCCCACACCTCCAGGAACCGGAGTAATATAAGAGGCCTTCTTGCTCACATTTTCAAAATCTACATCCCCGGTGATATAATATCCCTTTTCCTTGGTATCGTCCGGCACTCTTGTAATGCCCACATCGATGATTACCGCATCATCCTTCACCATTTCGGCTTTTAAAAAGTTGGGAACTCCCAAAGCGGAAATAACAATATCGGCCTGTGAAATTATCTGGGTAATATTTTTAGTATGGCTATGGGTCAAGGTAACCGTGGAGTTTCCAGGCCAGCCTTTTCTACCCATAAGTATGCTCATTGGCCTACCCACTATATGGCTACGACCAATAACCACAGTGTGTTTCCCCTTAGTTTCTACCTTATATCTTTCCAATAGTTCCAATATACCAAAAGGCGTGGCAGGAATAAAAGTACTCATATCCAGGGCCATTTTTCCAAAATTGGTAGGATGGAATCCGTCCACATCCTTATCGGGATCAACCGCCAACAAAACGCGCTGTGTATTGATCTGCTCCGGTAACGGCAATTGAACAATAAATCCGTCTATATCATCATCTTCGTTAAGTTCTTCTATCTTGTTCAACAACTCCTGTTCCGAGGTGGTGCTTGGCAACTGAACCAAGGTAGACTCGAATCCTACTTTCTCACAAGATCTTACCTTGCTACCAACATAGGTTAGACTGGCACCGTCGTTCCCAACGATTACCGCTGCCAAATGTGGCACCTTTTCTCCACGCTCCCTCATTTTAGCCACCTCAGCGGCTATTTCCTCCTTAATTTGATTCGATACTTTTTTACCGTCTAAAATTTCCATTCATTTAAAGTTTAATGTTCAAGGTTGTTGTTTGTTGAATTTTGACCCCTTGTATTCTGACCGGGACAAGTAATTTATAAAGGAACTTATTTTTTTACTTTCTAAAAGAACCATTTCGTATAGGGCCTCGAAAGAAGCCTTATCTATATGATTTCTATCCAATACTCTATAAAGCTGGGAACGTAGTTCCCCACACGAAGCTTGTGCTATACTTAAAAATTGAATGAATTCTCGATTGCCGTTACGTTCGAACCCTTCTGAAATATTATCCATAATTGAACCAGAACTTTTATCCATCTGATTCCGAAGAGCATAATTGTCGCCTAAAGAGGTGGTTTCAAAAATTTGATGCACTTTATTACATATCTCCCGAGCCAACTGCCATATTTCCAAATCTTCAAATCTTTCAACCTTTGCCATTAGGACATCTTATTTACATCAGGAACCTTGAACTTGGAACCTTCAACCTTGAACCTTGAATAATATTACTTCATCCCCTTCATGGCCCCCATCATTTGCATCATCTTTTTGCCTCCGCCACCTTGCATCATTTTCATCATCTTGCTCATTTGATCAAACTGCTTCAACAATTGGTTTATTTCCTGAATGCTGGTACCACTACCTTTGGCTATACGTTTTTTGCGGCTGGCATTTAATTTGGCCGGGGTAGAACGCTCATCAGGGGTCATGGAATGTATAATGGCCTCTATATGTTTAAAGGCATCATCATCTATATCCAATCCCTTTAAAGCCTTTCCTGCTCCCGGAATCATCCCCATAAGGTCTTTAAGACTACCCATCTTTTTTATCTGCTGGATCTGGCTTAAAAAATCATCGAAGCCAAATTTGTTCTTGGCTATTTTCTTCTGGATTTTTCTGGCCTCTTCCTCATCAAACTGTTCCTGGGCCCTTTCTACTAAAGAAACTACATCTCCCATCCCTAGAATCCGCTCGGCCATACGGGAAGGATAGAAGACATCTATGGCATCCATCTTTTCCCCGGTTCCTATAAATTTAATAGGTTTGTTTACGACCGACTTAATGGAAATAGCGGCACCACCACGGGTATCACCATCCAATTTTGTCAATATTACCCCGTCAAAATTAAGAACGTCGTTAAAAGATTTAGCAGTATTAACAGCATCCTGACCAGTCATTGAATCGACCACAAACAGAGTTTCCTGAGGCTGAATGGCTTTATGGATATTGGCAATTTCAGTCATCATTTGCTCATCCACAGCCAAACGACCTGCCGTATCTATAATAACTACATTAAAACCATTGGCCTTGGCATGGGCAATACCTGCTTTTGAGATGGCAACGGGATCATTATTTCCCCGGTCCGAAAAAACCTCAACACCAATCTGCTCTCCAACAACATGAAGCTGGTCTATCGCCGCTGGCCTATACACATCACAGGCCACCAACAATGGTTTTTTTGTCTTTTTGGTTTTGAGATAATTGGCCAATTTTCCCGAAAAGGTAGTTTTACCCGAACCCTGTAAACCGGACATTAGGATTACGGAAGGCGTACCGGACAAATTGATGCCCTCTGCGTCTCCGCCCATAAGCTCCGTAAGCTCGTCCTTCACCAATTTCACCATTAACTGCCCTGGCTGAAGGGAGGTCAAAACATCCTGTCCCAATGCCTTTTCCTTAACCTTGTTGGTAAACTCCTTGGCAATTTTAAAGTTGACATCCGCATCCAAAAGTGCCCTACGCACCTCCTTTAAGGTTTCCGCAACATTGATCTCTGTAATTTGTCCATGTCCTTTTAGAACATGTAACGCCTTATCCAACTTTTCACTTAAATTATCAAACATAGTCTTACTGTATTATCAGGAAAGCGCAAATTTAAGAATAACTGCCGTAAGTGTGAAGCTTGGGATGAAAAATATAAATGTAAAAAAAAGGGCAGCTTCCGTAAGAAGCCACCCTTTTCCAAAAATTGGGGCAAAATTTTTATTTCTTTTCGAAGACCAGGATCTCCGTAGTGTTATCCCCGCTAATGTCCTTAAGCTCAATTCGGCTATTGGTCACGGAAACAATTTTCCAATCGTCCATTAAGTCCTGTATCGCTGTTGCCAAGCCAAAATTAAGATAGCATTTCAATTCCCCCTCACTATCCCTGATTATTCTCCAAAGTCCTGGGTAAGTAGGTCCGGTTTCCCCTGTTGTAACATTAACGGCAAGTTCTGCCTGGAAAGAAAAGGTAAATGCAGCGTAATCCTGGGTTTCATCATTATCACCCTCTGTATATTTTGCTATCATCCATTCGCCGCCCATCATAATATTCCTTATTTCTGCAACATCGTCATCATCGGAATTATTATCACAAACCCTTTCCAAAATAAGCTCATAGTTGGAATCCTCAATATTAAACTTCAGGCGTTTGTCCCTAAGATCGGACAACAACCACTCAAAGCTTACCCCAGGCTCGTCTCCCATGGTTATTGCCATTACCAAACGTCCTTGGGCATTGGTAGTAATAGCCCATGTTCCTTCGGAAATATTGGACTCGTTACTTAAAGTTACCACACCTTCAGCATGAAAATTAAACTCATATCCCAAAAGCCTATCAACATCCTCATTGTTCAGCTTTACTTTTTTAATGACCCAACTGCATTCCTTCAGTATTTCTCTTAAGTTGTCTGGTGTATTGTCTACGATATCACATGCCTTTTTCATTATTATCCTTTCTCCTTCACCGGCATACAATTTAATTTTACCATTTTCGAGGTCATACACAAACCACTCCAGATCAAAATCGGCCAAGGCTTCAAACTCCAACTTCAACAATACCCTGCTCTCACCAATTCTGGTGCTCCAAGTCCCCATTATACTGTTACCTACCCTATCTTTCATTACTACATTTCCGTCTTCAGTAAAGTTCATTACGTAGTCAAAATACTGACCTGTGTTGTCTATATTGGCCCTTATTACTTCATTTACCAACCATGGACAGGCAACAAGATATTCTTCCAAACGCTCTTGGGTAAAGTCATCATCATAATCGTCATCATCATCCTCATCACATTCACTTTTAGCAGTCTCAATAGCATTGGCCAATTCGGCATTATTACTTACACTAACCTTGGTATCATCATATAACTCCAATGTAATTGGGAAATCAAAACTCAGAAGATCATCATCTCCACGTTCCGAAAAATAGCGTCTTAGTTGCATATCATTTTCTACGGTAACATTACCGGTTTGCTGTAGATTAATATCAAAGGAATACACTACGATAGGATACACAAAATCTATACATTCTATGTCATCGTCATCCCCACCTTCAATACACTCCTCGACCTTCTCACGAAGTTGTTCCTTGCTATTTATAGTTATTTCGGTATAATCCGATAAAGTTATCTGTATAGGAAAGATAATTTCCAAGATATCATCATCTACCTCTACCTCATTAAAAATCTGCTTTATCAACTTTAAATCTTCAACAGCATTGATATTGATGTCCAATCCATTTACATTTACCACATAGGGAAAGTTGATGGCGATACAACTCGCTCCATCCACAATATTATCATAGGAACCATCTTTGGAGGAGGTTCTTTTTATTAATTGTGCCGTACTGGAACTTGCCAATATGGCTTCTTGGCTATCCTCTCCAGGTAATTCTTCAAATTCCTCCTGACAGGAAGTAAAACTTAATGCTACAAGAAGTAGGCTCGAGAACATTAAATATGACATAAACTTTTTCATAACGATTTGGTTTTTATTTGTTCGTATATCTCTAAAACAACTCACTTTTAAAATACCCTACCCAATTTTTCATTTTTTTTAAAATATCTTTGAAAAAAATTAAAAACAAGCAGGCTTGAAAGCTATCAAAGAAGAACATGTTTGCAAGGAAGATGTCTACGCCTCAATCTTCAGCACTTATTCCAAAACGGTCTTTAACTATATATATTATAAGTTTGGCAATGAAGAAAAAGCGTATGATGTTGTACAGGAAGCATTTATAAAATTATGGGAAAACTGTTCCAAGGTTGCTCCGGATAAGGCAAAGTCCTATGTATATACCATTGCCAACAATTTATACCTGAATGTGCTAAAGGCAGAAAAGGTAAGATTAAAATACGCCCCGGATACCAATGCAGTGGTGAATGAGTCCCCAGACTTTATAATGGAAGAACAGGAATATAAAGAGAAATTGGAACGGGCGTTGGCGGCTTTGCCCGAAAATCAACGTACTACCTTTTTATTAAATAGGATCGACGGAAAGAAATATGGAGAAATAGCGGACATGGAAGGCGTAAGTGTGAAGGCTATTGAAAAAAGAATGCACCTGGCCCTAAAAACCCTTAGGGAACAGATTGAAGGGATATAGGACATAGAATTGAGTATTAAGTATTGAGTTATGAGCCAAATGGGCTATTGGATTGTAGTGTGATTAAGATTAAACCCAGTTAGCGGTTTGGAAACTATATTTTATGTTATTTAAGGATATAAAGTTTTCATTTTATTCTATGGTTCCAATCCCAATACTCAATACTAACATCCCAATACTTATAATAATTATTAATTTAAAAGTAGGGTATTTTCGTTTTTGATTGTTATACCTATATAAAGCTAGAAACCATGCAAGAAAATTATTTGGCAAAATGGCTCAACAACGAACTCACGGAAGAGGAGTTGGCTAAATTTAAGGAGACCAAAGAGTATGCCTCGTATTTAAAATTACGGGAAGCCACCAATAATTTGGCAGGCCCTGATTTTGACATGGCCAAGGCTTGGGAAAACCTTAACAAACACAAGGCTACCACTAATAACAAGGTAATTAAACTTAACCCTTATAAGAAATACTTGGGCATTGCTGCAGCAATAGCCATAATTTTTGTTGCTTCATTTTTGTACCATAACAGTTTAAATGAAGAAATAAGTACGCAATATGCAGAAAGGGCTGAAATAGTACTTCCGGATGCATCCGAGGTAAAGCTAAATGCGGAATCCCAAATTTCATACAGCAAAAAGAATTGGGATAAAAAAAGAGATATAGTGCTAGATGGGGAAGCGTTTTTTAAAGTAGCAAAAGGGAAGCGTTTTACCGTAACTACAGATAATGGAACCGTAACTGTCTTGGGTACTCAATTTAATGTAGAAAACAGAAAGGGCTATTTTGAAGTAGCCTGTTATGAAGGTTTGGTAAGTGTTCTCTACAACAAGGAAGAAATTAAACTTCCCGCCGGTAATTCTTTGGTAGTTATCAATGGAGAATTACAGGCTTTGGCAATACCAAACACAAAGGAACCATCCTGGATTAGGAACGAAAGTAGCTTTAAGAGTATTCCTTTGAAATATGTTTTGGATGAATTTCAAAGACAATTTAATATTGAGGTCACTATCGAAAATATTGATACCAATCAATTATTTACAGGATCCTTTAGCAATACCGACAAGGAATTAGCGTTGCAAAGTATAAGTACTCCTTCTCAGATCAAATTTAAATTAGAGGGGAATAAAGTGCTATTCTATGCTGAAACACCATAAATACATTGTATTTCTTATTGCCCTATATTTACTTCTACTAGTTCCCTATTCCAATTGGGCACAAGAAAATGGTGCTCAAAAAGTAAATTTAATTAGCTATTTGGAAAAACTGGAACAGGAGTACAACATTAAGTTCTCCTATGTGGACCAGGACCTGGGGCAGTTACAGTTTTCTATTCCGGACACCGTTTCGCTACCCCAAATACTGGAAGAGCTGCGCAAACAGACCCTGCTGGACATTACTAAACTAAATGACCGCTATTTTGCCATTTCCAAAAGTAAGTTCGTGGATATCTGCGCCAATGTGGTCGACAATTTTGAGAACAGTACCATCATGAATGCCACCGTGGAGGTTTTGGGCAGTAATATATCCCAAATTACCGACCTGGAAGGACAGTTCAATATAAAGGAGGTACCCAGAAATGCCAATATCGCGATAAAACACCTTGGGTTTAAGACCAAATATTTGAGTGCGGAAGAACTGGCTGGCAGCAACCCCTGTAAGACTATTTTATTGTCTCCTAATTACCAAGAATTGGAAGAGGTTGTTGTTTATCAATTTCTTACCACTGGTATCACCAAAGAACCCGATGCCAGCATTGAACTCAATACGGATAAATTCGGAATTTTGCCCGGCCTTATAGAACCCGATGTACTACAGACCATACAGGCATTGCCCGGCATTAAGAGCGTAGACGAGACCGTGTCAGATATTAATGTAAGGGGAGGCACCAACGACCAAAATCTAGTGCTGTGGG is from Arenibacter algicola and encodes:
- a CDS encoding RNA polymerase sigma factor; translation: MKAIKEEHVCKEDVYASIFSTYSKTVFNYIYYKFGNEEKAYDVVQEAFIKLWENCSKVAPDKAKSYVYTIANNLYLNVLKAEKVRLKYAPDTNAVVNESPDFIMEEQEYKEKLERALAALPENQRTTFLLNRIDGKKYGEIADMEGVSVKAIEKRMHLALKTLREQIEGI
- a CDS encoding FecR family protein, with the protein product MQENYLAKWLNNELTEEELAKFKETKEYASYLKLREATNNLAGPDFDMAKAWENLNKHKATTNNKVIKLNPYKKYLGIAAAIAIIFVASFLYHNSLNEEISTQYAERAEIVLPDASEVKLNAESQISYSKKNWDKKRDIVLDGEAFFKVAKGKRFTVTTDNGTVTVLGTQFNVENRKGYFEVACYEGLVSVLYNKEEIKLPAGNSLVVINGELQALAIPNTKEPSWIRNESSFKSIPLKYVLDEFQRQFNIEVTIENIDTNQLFTGSFSNTDKELALQSISTPSQIKFKLEGNKVLFYAETP
- the ffh gene encoding signal recognition particle protein is translated as MFDNLSEKLDKALHVLKGHGQITEINVAETLKEVRRALLDADVNFKIAKEFTNKVKEKALGQDVLTSLQPGQLMVKLVKDELTELMGGDAEGINLSGTPSVILMSGLQGSGKTTFSGKLANYLKTKKTKKPLLVACDVYRPAAIDQLHVVGEQIGVEVFSDRGNNDPVAISKAGIAHAKANGFNVVIIDTAGRLAVDEQMMTEIANIHKAIQPQETLFVVDSMTGQDAVNTAKSFNDVLNFDGVILTKLDGDTRGGAAISIKSVVNKPIKFIGTGEKMDAIDVFYPSRMAERILGMGDVVSLVERAQEQFDEEEARKIQKKIAKNKFGFDDFLSQIQQIKKMGSLKDLMGMIPGAGKALKGLDIDDDAFKHIEAIIHSMTPDERSTPAKLNASRKKRIAKGSGTSIQEINQLLKQFDQMSKMMKMMQGGGGKKMMQMMGAMKGMK